Within the Aspergillus luchuensis IFO 4308 DNA, chromosome 5, nearly complete sequence genome, the region GAAAATTCAGCTTTGTAttatgatatgatatttATTCATTATGGTTTTTGTAGAGTGTAGACCATGCTCTAACCACATGTTATGGACTGTAGATCGCCAGGTCACGGGGATGAGGCGGTGGCCGCCCGATTGCTCGCCGCCTGTTGGTAGATGATGCACTTCCACCTGCGACAGCTTTACGCGTAGCCCCTGCCATAAACCATGATACCGCCATGCGATCCGGTCATTCTTGACAACAACCCTCAATTCAAGAGACTTTATACCCACCTGACGACGACTCTCTTGAATCCCGATGGCTCCACTCGCGCCCAGGATGCGCAACCCGCTAGACAGGCTGTTGTGGAAGTGCGTCTCACCTCATGATCGCAACACCAGGTCGCGCTATCCACTTCTGAATGGTTCTCTGACCTTGGCATACCGTATAGGAGGTAAAAGCCTGCCGGATACGAGACGCGAAAAAGCAAATCAAGAAGCAAGCCTTGCGACGGCTGGCATTCGACCCGGACAGCGGAGTACCCGACGATGTTAGCAACACCAACCCACTCGAGGGAGATAAATCAGGCTAACGATTGATTCATTCAAGTGCCGAGaccccatcgccatcataACCATTTACCTCGAATCCTCCCCCGAGTTGCTCCAGCTTGACGACGACTCCCACGATGCAGCAACAGACGCGCAATTACTCCTCGCGCCCGACATCGACGACTTCTACTCCAATCTTCCTCTCCTAGCAACTCCGCTATCCAATGTCCTCTCCACAATACTCAACGACCTCCGCGCAATAGCCAATGCAGGATCATCCGACTCCGCAGGCCCCGGATCTACATCAACACCCAATGAACCGCCCCGAACAACCCGCGCACGCAATCGCCAGGCTATGCTTAGGTCCGTCGCGCAGGTGCAGCTCGCCTCACAGCTCGAGGACCGGATTCGCGCTTTGCGTCAGATACAATTGACGGAGCTCCCGGCAGCTCGGACCCGGATGGCTGCGACGGCGTCGGAGGTGCTCGCGACGCGGGCGGCCGTGCTGGAGCGCACGGTGATGCTTCTGGAGCGGGCAAAACATGGGGCGATGGCCCGGGCGGCGAAGGCGAAGGCGGATCATCTActggcggtggtgcaggGAATAGAGGGGAAGCTTAAGTATGTTTACATTGGAATGGGGTGGGAGAACAGGGGCTAATATGATATGACCGCAGTCTTACGAAACTGGATATACTCGCGGCGATACATACACCGGAGGTCGTGGATGCGCTGCAACGGTATTATCAGCACCTTCAGAATACGAGGGAACAGCTGGAGGAAAGACGTGCTACGGCtttggaggagttgaaggaCTACGAGAGTAATATTGATAGAGCCGGGCGCGGACCGATGAAGGAGCTTGCGCGACAATTTGGATCGTTGATAcaggaggtagaggatgtgaggatggagatcgAGCGATTGAATGTATAGACTTAATTTATGATAGATACCCTGACACGAACATACGccaataaatatataataacattACCTTATATCTTAACTAGTACAGCTAAGTACTTAAGTAGTATACAGCTAAACAATGAACCAATCACCAACCCCGCAATCACCTGACCCCTCCCGCCaaaagttttcttttttgccatCCACTCACTGATAACGATAGTAGCCCACTTTAATTCTTATACTCAGGAaccacaccaccccaactttctatttctattcCCCCTCAGAAAACCAAGCAAAACCCCTTAATTTAGAAgggataagaaaaaaatggcCGAcgactccatctccatctacGACGAG harbors:
- a CDS encoding uncharacterized protein (COG:S;~EggNog:ENOG410PKZP) → MIPPCDPVILDNNPQFKRLYTHLTTTLLNPDGSTRAQDAQPARQAVVEEVKACRIRDAKKQIKKQALRRLAFDPDSGVPDDCRDPIAIITIYLESSPELLQLDDDSHDAATDAQLLLAPDIDDFYSNLPLLATPLSNVLSTILNDLRAIANAGSSDSAGPGSTSTPNEPPRTTRARNRQAMLRSVAQVQLASQLEDRIRALRQIQLTELPAARTRMAATASEVLATRAAVLERTVMLLERAKHGAMARAAKAKADHLLAVVQGIEGKLNLTKLDILAAIHTPEVVDALQRYYQHLQNTREQLEERRATALEELKDYESNIDRAGRGPMKELARQFGSLIQEVEDVRMEIERLNV